Proteins encoded by one window of Candidatus Dormiibacterota bacterium:
- a CDS encoding type I phosphomannose isomerase catalytic subunit, with protein MDQTSLYPYAIEPKETPAIWGGDALVRRFGKDADPEAKIGESWECWDTNHVRNGPLAGKSIADLRGLLGASLLGDIDPTRIFPVLTKIIDARDWLSVQVHPNDAYAQRFEHQPNGKTECWYIFSADADSELVLGWTRDTSRAEYERRVADGSLGDILRHVPVKAGDTFYLPSGTLHAVGKGIILFETQQASDLTYRIFDWNRTGPDGKPRELAVQKAGDVLNYHRETAGALDQIAYHFEGLDRTAMIAGPNFVVERIVASAEPASLPTNGRPLILMSLESPLEVRGNDVTVELSKYQTVLIPAALEWCTVRAVDASAPFMFVTPPAHRETMPVRLLAAGIAQARVDAFMAQFGS; from the coding sequence ATGGACCAAACCTCGCTCTACCCCTATGCCATCGAGCCCAAGGAGACGCCCGCAATTTGGGGCGGCGATGCGCTCGTGCGCCGCTTCGGTAAAGATGCCGACCCCGAGGCGAAGATCGGCGAATCGTGGGAATGCTGGGACACCAACCACGTGCGCAACGGTCCGCTGGCCGGTAAAAGCATCGCCGATTTACGCGGGCTGTTAGGAGCATCGCTGCTGGGCGATATCGACCCCACGCGTATTTTTCCGGTGCTCACCAAAATCATCGACGCACGCGACTGGCTATCGGTACAAGTGCATCCGAACGATGCCTATGCCCAACGCTTCGAGCACCAACCCAACGGCAAGACGGAGTGTTGGTACATCTTTTCGGCGGACGCCGATTCCGAACTCGTGCTCGGATGGACCCGCGACACGTCGCGGGCCGAGTACGAGCGCCGCGTCGCCGACGGCTCGCTCGGCGACATCCTGCGCCACGTTCCGGTCAAAGCCGGCGACACGTTCTACCTCCCTTCCGGCACGTTGCACGCCGTCGGTAAAGGCATCATTTTATTTGAGACGCAGCAGGCGAGCGATCTCACGTACCGCATCTTCGATTGGAACCGCACCGGCCCCGACGGCAAACCACGCGAACTCGCGGTACAAAAGGCCGGCGACGTCCTCAACTACCATCGCGAAACCGCCGGAGCGCTCGACCAGATCGCCTATCACTTCGAGGGGCTCGACCGAACGGCGATGATTGCCGGGCCGAACTTCGTCGTCGAGCGCATCGTCGCAAGCGCCGAACCCGCGTCGCTCCCCACCAACGGCCGCCCGCTGATTCTGATGTCGCTCGAAAGTCCGCTCGAAGTCCGTGGAAACGACGTCACGGTCGAACTGAGCAAATACCAAACGGTACTCATTCCCGCGGCGTTAGAGTGGTGCACCGTTCGCGCCGTTGACGCAAGCGCGCCGTTCATGTTCGTCACGCCGCCCGCGCATCGCGAGACGATGCCGGTGCGCCTATTAGCTGCCGGCATCGCGCAGGCGCGCGTCGACGCCTTTATGGCGCAGTTTGGGAGCTAG